TATTGAAGATACCTTTCATATAAAAAGGATTAGTCCTAAAGATATTGAAACGAAACACTTTGGTGTTGATGATACGGTAAAAATTCAAGAAGATCAATATGAAAACAATGCAGATATTGTTAAGAGAAGAGTTCATGGAGTAAGTCCCGGTGAGAACATTCTTGTAAATGGTAATGTCATCGGTAAGTCAGATTCCTCTTCTTTAACATTGGTTAGTAAAGATGGTATTATTGTTGATATAATTGGTGGGGAAATTAAGCAACATGGCGTGGATAAACTTGGAAAAATTGATTTAAATACGGCTATTGTTAAAACAGGTTTACTTAGGCGCTCTAAAGTAAGACCTAGAGTTATAAATCATAAATCAGATAAAGATGTATACAATATTGGTTTTTTAGATCATGCTGCTGAGGATGTTTATTCCTATAGGGACATGGACTTGATTGTAACTGTTGGTGATGACACAACTCTCTTAGGTTCTGATATTCTGTTTAGGTTTAAAATTCCTATTATAGGTATTACAGATGGGGATTTGGATAAGGTTGTAGAAGACGGTTATAAGTCAAATGATTCTGTAATATTCCAGGTAAATTCCGGTTATGATGATAAGGTAGGTCATAGGGTTTATGTGGAATTATTTAATAAATCTAATCATTTAATCATTAATCGGGACTCTAATGATTTAAAAAATGTAATTCAGGAGTTATCCGATGAGATTACCTATATTATTGAGGATATGGATATTGAATACACTAAAAAATAATAATTTAGTTAGGCATTCTATTTTTCAATTTTTTATAAAATTTCATTTTATGTTCCTAGGGGAAATAATAAAATATAATGTATATTAAATAATTATTTATAAGAAAAATTGTTGATTTTTTTGAAAATTTTTAGAAGGTGTGGCTTTGGATTTAACTAGCTTGGTTAATTCTATTCAAGAGTTTAAAGGTGTAACAAGAAAAGGAACTATATCTAATGTTACAGATTTATTATCTGATGTTTATAATATATCTGGGGATGTTTGTCTTGATTTTGGAGATGATGCATCCGCAATAGATATTGGTAATAATCAAGTAATATTGCTTGCTGCTGATGGTATCTGGGGACAATTACTTCAATTTGATCCTTTTTGGGCAGGTTATTGTGCTGTTCTAGTTAATGTAAATGATATTGCTGCAATGGGAGGTAAACCTATTGCAATGGTTGATATACTTGCAGTTGACAATGAGAAAACCTGTGAGGAAGTGATTAAAGGAATTAAATGTGGTTGTGAAAAATTCAAGGTTCCAATGGTTGGAGGTCATTTCCATCCCGATGCGGATTATACCTCTATTGATGTGGCTATTGTAGGTATTGCTGATAAAGATAAAATCATTAGCTCATCTGGAGCTAATGTTGGAGATAAGGTACTTGTTTCTATTGATTTGGACGGTAAGTTTTATGATGAGGAGACTAAACTAAACTGGGATACAACCTTTGATAAGGATCCTATTCTTGTAAGGGACCAAATAAGAGTTATGAATAAAATCGCAGAGGAAAAACTACCTAGTGCAGGTAAAGATATAAGTAATCCTGGAATACTTGGTACTTTGGAAATGTTGTTGGAAGCTTCCAATGTTGGAGCTATTGTTGATTTAGAGAAAATTCCAAAAAATGAGGATATTCCTTGGGAGGTATGGCTTAAAGCTTATCCCGGTGCTGGTTTTGTCTTGACTGCTCCTAGTGAAAATTGTCAGGAGATTATTGATAATCTGGAAAAATACAATCTAACAACAAAAGTTGTTGGTGATGTAATAAATGAAAAAATACTTTATTTAGAAAATAAAAATCAAAAAATAGTGGTATTTAAACAGGATGAAAATCCAGTTTTAAAGTTTAATCAAATTAATTAAAATTTTTAATTTATTTTACTAATTATAATTAGGGAGATTTTATGTTAATAACAATTAATGGAGAAAAAATAGAAATTGCCGATGGTTCTACTATTAAAGATGCTATCCAAATTTCAAATGCTCCTTATACTCCTGGATGCATTTTATGTTTGATTAAAGGAGAAAAGGAGATTGAAAAGAATATTAACAAATTTAAAATTAAAACTCCTAAGGGCAGTATTATAATTGAAATGGCAGAAGAACTAGCAGCTAAACCAATCGTTGATGTTTGGAAAAAGCAATACAAAGATTTTATTGGTTGTCCTATAAGATGGTCCTCATCAACTGAAACTGCTATGGGTCCTATTGTCACTGATTTGGAACCAAGCCATA
This genomic stretch from Methanobrevibacter boviskoreani JH1 harbors:
- a CDS encoding DUF2117 domain-containing protein — encoded protein: MEIGVVVHGPMIIDSGYALKIIEFLSNFADVRCRLGGTMGRTAVIDAAMEDKIDVSKRLVPSDSLSLFADEDVSLIFLLNYGKSATTGHVFGYKVVHHYMDKSFHEDIPLIQIERPGEEDGTVVIWNCPDNLKDSMDELVLNIEDTFHIKRISPKDIETKHFGVDDTVKIQEDQYENNADIVKRRVHGVSPGENILVNGNVIGKSDSSSLTLVSKDGIIVDIIGGEIKQHGVDKLGKIDLNTAIVKTGLLRRSKVRPRVINHKSDKDVYNIGFLDHAAEDVYSYRDMDLIVTVGDDTTLLGSDILFRFKIPIIGITDGDLDKVVEDGYKSNDSVIFQVNSGYDDKVGHRVYVELFNKSNHLIINRDSNDLKNVIQELSDEITYIIEDMDIEYTKK
- a CDS encoding methanogenesis marker 2 protein produces the protein MDLTSLVNSIQEFKGVTRKGTISNVTDLLSDVYNISGDVCLDFGDDASAIDIGNNQVILLAADGIWGQLLQFDPFWAGYCAVLVNVNDIAAMGGKPIAMVDILAVDNEKTCEEVIKGIKCGCEKFKVPMVGGHFHPDADYTSIDVAIVGIADKDKIISSSGANVGDKVLVSIDLDGKFYDEETKLNWDTTFDKDPILVRDQIRVMNKIAEEKLPSAGKDISNPGILGTLEMLLEASNVGAIVDLEKIPKNEDIPWEVWLKAYPGAGFVLTAPSENCQEIIDNLEKYNLTTKVVGDVINEKILYLENKNQKIVVFKQDENPVLKFNQIN